The Stigmatella aurantiaca DW4/3-1 genome contains the following window.
CCCGCGGCCAGCGCCCGGAGCACCCAGGGGGGCAGGTGAACGGTCCGGGGGTGAAGCCCCAACTCCTGGGCGCCGATGTCCTGCAATTCCTCCAGGGACAGGTAATGGGGGCCTGCCACGAAGAAGGACTGACCCAGGGCTTCCGGGCGCTCGGCCAGCAGCAGCAGCAGGTCCACCACGTCTTCCACGTCCACCAGGGTCAGGGGCCGGGGGCCGCCGCCAATCTCCAGCCGGATGCCGCGATGCACCAACTTGAAGAAGGTGAGGTTTTCGTGATCTCCGGGGCCCAGGATGCGCGGGGGCCGGGCCACCGTCACCGGCAGCCGGTCCGCGTAGGAGAGGACGATGCGCTCGGCCTCGGCCTTGCTTTCGCCGTACCACTCGGCCGGATGGAAGGGATCCTCCTCCACGTGGGGCCGCTCCCGGGAGGAGGGGCCGGAGGCGGACAGGGAGCCGCAGAGCACCAACCGGGCGTGGCTCCCGGCCTGCACGAGGGCCTCGCACAGGTGGCGCGTGCCCTCGGCATTGACGCGCAGGAAGTCCTCGCGCACGGCGGCCCGGCGGATGCCCGCCAGATGGAACACCACGTCACAGCTTGCTACAGCCTGCTTCAGCGAGGCCGGGTCGGTCACGTCTCCTTCCACCCGGTTGTAGGGCAGCCCTGCGAGCCCCGACACGTCGCTGGTGCGCCGCAGCAAACACGTCACCGAGTCACCTCGCGCGGTCAGCGCGCGGGCGAGCCAGGTTCCCAAGAAGCCATTTCCACCGGTGATGAGGGCATGCATGTGCGGCTGTTTTCAAAACCAAATACATCACGGCGGCAAGGGAAAATCCGCCCGGGGAATTACTTGCGCCCTGGCGTAAACCCGAGGATCAACGCACCCCGTGCCGAGGGGGCCGAGGTGATTCCGAGGGCAGTTCTCCGAGGGAAAAACGCACGGGAGGGCTGTTTTTCGGCCTCGGGCGTGCTACTACGCCCCCACGGCTCTAGATTGTTCATGCCGTAATCAACGTCCCCTTCGGAGGGGAGGAGACAGAACCGAATGGCCGCAAAGAAGGCTGCTGCGAAGAAGACCGCTGCGAAGAAGGCTGCTCCCGCCGCGAAGAAGGCCGCGGGTGCCAAGAAGCCGAACGCCGCGTTCATGAAGGAGTTCAACCCCACGCCCGAACTCGCCGCCGTCGTCGGGGACAAGCCGCTTCCTCGCACTGCGGTCATCAAGAAGCTGTGGGATTACTTCAAGAAGAATGGTCTCAACCAGGGCCAGCTCATCAACCTGGATGACAACCTCAAGAAGGTCTACGGCAACAAGAAGCAGATCAAGATGACCGAGGTCGCCGGAGCCTTCAAGCACCTGAAGGAGTAGTCTTGGCAGGCGGGCCCCTCGGGGCACGCGGCAATTCGAGGGCTCGCCGTGGACACGGTGGGCCCTCTTCTTTTGGGGGAAGGGGACGCTTTCAGAGCGTTGGAAAGAGGGCGGACGGGCAGATGACCACTGGCCAACGGCCCCAAGAGGTTCTACCTCTTTGCCCCGATGCTGCTCGACGGATCGAAAGAGGCGAAGGCCGCGACGCCG
Protein-coding sequences here:
- a CDS encoding NAD-dependent epimerase/dehydratase family protein, with product MHALITGGNGFLGTWLARALTARGDSVTCLLRRTSDVSGLAGLPYNRVEGDVTDPASLKQAVASCDVVFHLAGIRRAAVREDFLRVNAEGTRHLCEALVQAGSHARLVLCGSLSASGPSSRERPHVEEDPFHPAEWYGESKAEAERIVLSYADRLPVTVARPPRILGPGDHENLTFFKLVHRGIRLEIGGGPRPLTLVDVEDVVDLLLLLAERPEALGQSFFVAGPHYLSLEELQDIGAQELGLHPRTVHLPPWVLRALAAGADLITQATGRKLPLNRKLARQLLAPAWTCSGAKAERLLGFRPRRDLRDSIRRSARWYQEKGWL
- a CDS encoding SWIB/MDM2 domain-containing protein translates to MAAKKAAAKKTAAKKAAPAAKKAAGAKKPNAAFMKEFNPTPELAAVVGDKPLPRTAVIKKLWDYFKKNGLNQGQLINLDDNLKKVYGNKKQIKMTEVAGAFKHLKE